In the genome of Impatiens glandulifera chromosome 6, dImpGla2.1, whole genome shotgun sequence, the window gataatttatttctatatcacgaccatgtgtacaTAAAACTTTTCTCACGTTATGactttgatcttaaaatgattcaaattaaactctagtttcattatgacaactatttgaagttctcatatgatgattgaatctttctaatgccattttccaatttttgtacccatcttctataaatgtatcatctacgttttctctatttaaaggcttgaaaaaataacacaaaaacaaaatgatgcatcttttgatatgctatattctaaccatgtatatttgatcagtaacattagactcattagtaggctcattaattgattgaaaagACTCATGctggtcatgtgatgtagaagtacaaattcgtttataaaaTTCGTTTATAAAACATCCTCATTATTCTATatcatacataaaataaataattaaaaataaatatgtgtcaacCCCTGACACCTAAATagaatctaacaaatacatttatttgttgaaataatttaaaactaatttaaaattaagaaatataaaataatattttatccttatatttatataaatggttattttacccttatatttataagattttcattattttatatataattctttatattttaacttatataaataaattttatttatatattaactaaaatttatgtattattataaatattgtatcttagaaaatattttttttgtataaaataaaatattaataataattactttaataaaattatatttgaaattagaataatataattatgaattagttttttttattaatttttataaaagaaagtgttagtttattataaatattagaaaatagtgtttgtatgaaataaaaaatttataaaaggaagggttattataaaataaatgtgagaggcagggtttgatcacctgacctctatTATAGATTTCAGCTCCAAAACCATCAGGACAAAGCCTTATTtggtaaacatatatataaaatatgataaaacttTTACCctggttgggggaggcccgggccccccaaggccccccttgtaggtccgccactgttGACACGTGATCCaaattgatagataaaaagTCTAGAAATAACATGTTTGTAGCTAACGGCATCAATATTAATTTGGAGTTATAGTATTCcaatgtgagaaaaaaaaaatacaaaaatcttCTCAAAAGAATAGATGGACAAATGAACAATTTTGGCGAGATATTTGAACCGATGTGCATCACTCACACGTGGAGAATAATCTCGATGATCCAACTAAAAAACATGTCAATGTCTCCATATTAATTATGTCGAATTCTCAAAAATCACTCAATATAACACGAGATAATTAGATTCATTTTATGTATTGTTCTTAATATTCTGATACATTTGCTTATTCCGTTTAAAAATCACGAATatcaaaacaacaaaaacaaaagggTTGTTTAtacattacaaaattaaaataaataaaatgttggaGTTAGATAAAGAGACAATAAAAGTGacttttttaacttttctaaAACAAATTTTGTAGTGCAACAACTATACCTCTTAAAAAAATTGCCAGACCAATTTGATTTAGGGTTGAGGTTACAGTTTTATCCGTTACCCAACTAGCTGTGTGGGTGTAGCCGCTGGGGCAGGAAGTGAAGAACCAGAGAAAGGAGCTTTCTTTTTCGATTTCTTTTCTCGCGGGAATAATGGCGGATAGTTGCTTGGGTCCCCCTCTTTACACAGCCATACATAATAAACAGTTGCTTTTCTTTCATTCCCCATTTCCTTCCAGATCTCTCTCAATGGTTCCTGCTTCTGCTTCTCATTCCAACCCTAATCCATCAACCACTCAACCCTCCTTACTCGTCTTCTCAGGTCAGTTCTCCCTTCCCCCCTGCATTTCTTTTTCATGTACAAGGGCTGATCTTGTTATGATTATTGATCAAGTTGGAAAAATATTAGTCCCCTCGTAAATTGATGAATTCGTTATATATATAGGTGGAACAGCATTTAATGGTATTGCTGAAGAGCTTAAAAAGCTAACAACTCGTGTTGCCCATGTTCTTCCTGTTTCTGATGATGGAGGAAGCACGGCCGAGATTGTTCGTGTTCTTGGTAATCTATTattcttatctatatatatgtaCTTGATCGAGATAAATTGAATACATAACTGTTTTTGGGTGAATTGCAGGTGGTCCTGCAGTTGGTGATATAAGATCTAGATGTTTAAGACTATCTGATCAAAGTACATCTGAAGCCCTAGCTGTTCGAAGATTGTTAGGTCATCGCTTACCTCTTGATGCAAAAGAAGCCAAACTCGAATGGTTAGGTCTTTTCACCAACTCTTTTTAAAAGACACTGATTTTCCTTAACATCTTGGTTTCATAGGATGCATACTTGTTTTGTTTATGTTATTCTATTCGGGTGGGAGTTCCTAACTCGGTTTGTTTGGAACTGGTTCGGGAATAGCCAAGTTGACAACTTGGGCCAATTTGGTTATTCAAGCTTAGAAACATGTTTTTGATTCATAGGTGCTTTAGAATGTTCTTGACAGTCATTCAATGACCTTCACTGGTGTTCTACTAATAACTGATATATATCAGGTCGAGTACATAATTCCACATAAACACtttttgaagtttgaatctgGGTCCGAAGTTTGGACAAAAAAAgtcaacaaatttataaatagttgTTTAAGAATATTATCTCATATAAAACATTTGAATGATTCATAAAACTGCTTTACACATTCATCCATTGACTTTCACTGGGGTTCTACTAATATCTGATGTATGAGATCGACTACTTAATTCCCCATTGTAAACATTTTTTGGAGCTGAATTTGGGTCTAGGTTTGGacgaaaaaaatcaatttttttaaaatcaacattCGAATGAGATACTTAACAATAAAAAAGAAGGAAatttattgatgtttttttGTCAAAAACAGCTCCATAAAGTATTTTTCAAATGGACCCATAGCATACATAGTAGAAATCCAATCTGAAGGATTTAGAGATATGTTTTTGGAATCTTCCGATCCTCGATTTTGAACTAAGTCACTCGTATATAACATCCAAAATTTACCCATATGCCATATGAGTTCATTTCATCTTTCGTTAGTATCTTAGTTCCAGCTTTACTGATTTATGTACTTGCTAATTGGTAACATTTAACAGGTATGATATTGTGGAAGGAGGACATTCTTTGTGGAATGGTGTCTCAAAGCCCTATAGTGAAACCATTCGAGCTTTCCTCGTTTATTTTCAGAATCAGGTTTCTTTTCGACATCAAATCCACcaaattgttataatttatcATGTTTTCTGGTTATAACCAAAAAATCAATCATTCTCAAGAAGCTTTacttcatctttttttcataTGCAGATTCTTCATCTACCCCATGAATCATTTTGTTTCAGTAATGGCAGGTTAATTTCTCACTTTCCAACTGAGATCATTATTCTTTAGATAGAATCTATATTCTAAATGTGTGGGTTTTGTTATTATGGTTTATTTGCAGCATTGGAAACTTTTTCTTTGCAGGAGCACGCATATTTTTTCAGTCATTAGATGCtgcaatatttttattttcgcGCGTTTCAGATATTCCTTCGGAGAGCCTGGTTCTTCCAGTGATTTCTACCAATGATAGGCTTACTTTGGGTTGTGAATTGTGGGTAATGCCTATTTCTATTTCTATATGTTATATTATGTGCATTTCTTCAATATGATCAAGCAaatgattgttttttttcttcttgcaTATTCCTAGGATGGTACTATCATACGGGGTCAGAATGAAATTTCTCATCCATCGAATGGATCAATGAATGCAGTTAATAAGGTATTGTTAATTCCTCTGTGTTCATGTCCTCATTTAAGGCTAGCATTTTAATACCAAATTTATAGTTGATCGATTATACCTTTCATCTCAGTTGTCTTGTGTAGGCTCTTATTTATCTGCCCGATTCTCATGTATAGGAGAATTGTGCAGCACCAGCACTTCCTTCGAGAATAAAGAGGGTATTTTACATGTCGAGTGAAGGCAACAACTTGTTGCATGAGGTGAATAATAGTTTTCTTCTTCATACTCATTTTGAAAACCTGAATTTACGcaatattcaatttataatatactttctttttcttttcttttctttgcaCTTAGGTATTCCCCAAAGTTAATCCAACTGTCCTTGACCAGCTGAAGAGTGTTGATTGCATTGTTTATTCCATGGGTTCCCTCTTCACATCCATCTGCCCTTCTCTGGTACCCTTTGTTTTGTTGTGAGTTCTTTCATGAGTTGGatgtttatttttctcaaaccATTTCTCGTTGTTTCTGTAGGTATTACGTGGTGTAGGGGAGATTATCTCTTCAAGATCTTGCCCAAaggtgaagtgtcgaactaacCCATGAGCATTGATTCTTAAACAAGACAAAAACTCACTAAATGATATTTTGGGTAGTTCTAGCAATCAACTGATAAAGTGATTGAAATATTCCCTGACTTGAATGAAAATCTTAGGatcaaataaattacaaataaaaagcGGAAGTAAAAATAACCCAATGAACGTAGAAAACCTCTTCAAATCAAGAAATAAAAATCATGAGACTAAATCAAGCTATATTATAACCAAATATTTAGCTTACAAACAAGTTTAGTAACCTTCAACGACACAAAGAAGATCTAGCATAGAATCAAAAAGAATTTAAACATTTTGGTCTCAAAATCaaagagaataaaattaaaattggacAGAAACTTCAACCCACCAAAAAAGACAACTTACAGGCGTTGAAACTTTAATTCAATCGTTGAAAACGTCTCAGAGAATTTTAACTCAAACGGATATCGTTTTGATCCCTTCAACCGCGAATTTGATTCAAGCTGCACAGAATAATAAAAATCAgcttaatgaaaaaaaaaaaaaaagagaattgaGAAAGAGTTAAACTAAGTGTTGGAGGGTAAATGATATCCGTTTGGGctgaaattttgttttctacGTTTTCAAGTTGAATTGAGGTTTGAACGTCTCTAAGTCTTTTTGGTGGGtctctttgatgttgagaccaaaaaagtgtatttttttttgttatgttcttgtttttttttttttgtaagctAAATATTTGGTTATAGTAGAGCTTGATTTTGAATGTGTAGTCTTGGGGTTTTACTCTTTAATTTGAAAaggttttccacgtttttgtgTGTTCAttgtctcattttttattttggtggTTTATTTGTTTCTAAGGTTTCATTCAAATTAGGGAACCGTTAATTGCTATAATTCTCAACTGATGATGTCCTAGTGTTGTTTCTAGATGATCATCagtttatttttagataatgaTTCAGATTAAACTCCATTCAAATAAACATGATAGCAATTTATGTTTTATAGGTATTGTTGTTGAATGGTTCGTGTGATAGAGAAACAGGTGGGTTTTATGGTTCTTGTTTCGTGACAGCAATTACAGATGCTTTAAATCGAACACATGGAGATCCTCACAAATGTCTAAAGAATCATGTAAGTATGATTTTACTTATTGGGTTATCATGAATGCAACTTTTTATTTGTGGTTTGGTTTGAACAGGCAAGTGACTATATAAACACTATTTTGGTGCCTAAAAATGGTCAAATTCTAGTAGGCAGTGAATGCTTAAAAGAACAAGGAATCTCATCTGTGGTATGTTTTGTTGTAATCTCTTCTTTTTTTAGGCTCCTCTTCATAAAGttatttttcatgattttttttttcaattttcttataTTGCAGATTGAGGTTGATAGTGTGATTGATCCTAAAGTTGGAGTAATATTTGACCCGGCTTCACTAATTGAAGCTCTTGCTAATTTGATCTCCTGAGatgcaagaaaaaaaaaagaatgatgctatcatttttttgacaaaattaatAAGTGGGTGactttatttgaatttggtatCAAACCTTGATTTTTTAAAGTGAAAATTGATgaaatgaaaagataaaaagtgtaaaaaaaaaagttatagacacaaaagaaaaaaattggtGCTATAAAAAGTGATATTTTATCATTGTTACTGttataattacaattattttttaaagtagtCAAACTAAAAAGatgtatatttgtaaaataaaaaggatattgctattataattgattatttttagtttgttgtattttatataagaagataaatttgtaaaatagttgttaaaaaaataaagagaatatatttttaaatgatttgagtGGGAAAATTGGATACcattttcttaaattcaaataaaaaagattCTATTATAATTGATTGAAAAGTGGTATTCAGTCCTAATCAGAAAATTATATTTGGtcacaattattattatactcacaatttttttaagagaGTTTAAGGTTGAcaatagtttttaaaagattgattcttaattaaaatatttgagatgGAAATTAAAATGATGTATTGAATTATGctaattttctatattaaaatatgtttaaaaataatctcaattattatttaaattcacaAACTAAAAAATGACATTGATTTTATCtgtattttgtattaaaattaattaaattgatgaaatatttttaaataaaaagttaataaaatatatatatagaaaaactTATTTCTTTTTACCAAATTTACTGATAATGTTAccaatttgaaatgatttttttttttaattaatttgtcacttTTACATGACAAATTCTTAGCAAATGAATGATTAATTCATCCTCTATTGTTCTAATGACttgaataatttcaaataatctattcCTCCacccaaatattaaaatatctacatttaattattatatatccaTTAATATCTTCtaccaaaataatttaaactgaGATGAAGGACAACAATAGTATATCTAAAAACTGAGGTTGTGAGATACcattgaaattgaaaaataaataaataaattaccatATCTTTTAAATGTCACATTCAATCAACAACAACAATTTGACAACCCATGTCTATAAATGACAACAATGTTTAAACATACATggatttacaaataataatgcCTACTAAAAAACACACACAATGAAGCTGAGTTTGCTTGCTACAAAATAATAATCAGAAATTTACTACAAAATATTAGACCTGTTATATCTTTCATTTTGCTTGTTTTCACTTCTACTATGACACCAATCTGCTTTGTCCCTTAGTTCCTGGAAAGCCCTCATTGTTTCCACATCAAATCCCCCAGCAAACTGCAAATCCAAAATGGTTCGGGTTTGAAGACTCGAATACATAATCTTGAGTACATGAGTTATTGTGACGAGTCTCTAAATGCATACCTGGTGTACTCGAAAGGCGAAACGAACACCTTGGATTATCAGCTCCTCCTCTTCGGGGAATCCAGACACTTTCTCGAGCTCAGCCGATACTCTTTTCATGTATTTCATGGCTAAGTTCACAGATACCAGCTTAATCTGCAAAAATACATGTTCGAATCCCACTTTAGAACCTTAAATAAACACGGGTATAtgctttttggttttttaaGTCAACGAGAAGAGAACTAATCCCAAAAATGGTTCGAGTTTGAAGACCCGAATACATAATCTTGAGTACATGAGTTTTTCCAATCCCACTTTAGAACCTTAAATAAACACAGGTTATATGCTTTTGGTTTTAGCATGACACCCAACAATGAGAATCGAAATTATGACATTTTGGTCTCGAACTTGTATGGGTGAAACACGGGTTATAAActatttacttaaaattttggaaatttACCTGACTAACATAGCCCAGTATCAAGCATCCAATCAATTGGAATATGAGATTGACTATATCGATTGGAAGCTGATTCTCTCATACGTGACAGATTATAAGCACCACGTTCTAGCCTGCATATGAAAATCATATCAGATTGGTTCTTATTAATAAAAGTGAGTGAGTGAGTGAGTGAATGGATGAATCCTACTTTTCAAACAAAGACTGCATCTTTTTGAGAAACAGATCTGTAAGGTTGCCGAGGATTATCGCGAAATGATGAAGCTTCAGATTCGAGTTTCTTGAGATCGCAATACCCAAATGCAGCTTCCCTCAATGCATCAGCTTTCCTTCTCAGGCCAATCGAAATGTTTAAGAACTGCTCTCTCGTCGACCTGATGATTGATGAATTAGGAAATTCCATTAAGGGTTGTAAGTTGTAAACTTGTATCAATGGATATTAAGGATTTGAAGAGATTTACCAGATAAGAAGTTCATCATCTAGCCATTtcacaaaaggaacaacatcTTCAATGTCTGTGAATGCAGCATTTTCTACTTCTTTGATAAGGAAAGTAATGAAATCTCCTTGTGTTTCTACATCTGTCTTAATCTGTATTATTCAAGAACATGGTTAACACGGGAAATGtggagtttttcaaatttgtaaACAAAACTCGTGAACGAATTATAAACTTACTGCGAGTAAATAAGATGACCGATTCTCAATTTCACCGATCATGTCACGAGGGTTAGCAGTCACAGAAAGAAGCGACAGTATCGGTCCCCCCTGCTGGTTCTCGCCGGGAATCTCGTCGCATCAGTGAATGGTAAAATTCAACCACCTCTGGAACTCTATTCACTCTACCCGATCTAGATTTCATACCTTTGGTTAGtagaggtggtggtggtggcggtGGCGGTGCGGTTTTCGAAGAGGAGGTGCAGGGGGTGTTGGAACAGTCTTCGGCGGCGGTAGAGGAGGAGCTGGTGGAGGTGCTGATTTCAATGGCGGCGGTGGCGGTGGAGGAGGGAAATGAACCGCTGGATTTAAGGCTCTGTCTGCTGCAATACTGATAGAACTACGGGAtgacgaagaagatgatgatagagagatgaagatgaagatggcCTAGGAGGTGGCTTAGGAACTCTAGGAACTCGAGATCTTACAGAAATGGAGTCCGATGATTCCGCATTTTCTTAAGAGATACAATGCGAATGTCTCGGTCTATCAACGGTCGCGGTTTCGGTCTCGGTCTCGGTCTTTTCGTTTGATTTCGACACCTTCTTCAAATTCTTCAACAAGTTTGACCTAACAGATACATCAACTAATCCCTGATATCTTTGTGAAGAAGAAAATTCATCATAATCAGTAACATCATTCTACAAACCTCTTCGATTCATTTCTTCCAAATTCCGTAACTGCTCTTTTCAAATTAGCAATTTCAATTTCCATCGCCTTTTCCTTCTTCTCCTGTTCCTCCTTCTCCCCAGCCGTTTTCATATTCAAAATCTCTAAATCAAGTTTTAACCGCTCATTCTCACTTTCAAGACACTCGATCTTCTCAGCATTACTCTCGATCTCACTTGCTTCCGAGATATCTCACTTTCAAGAACAGGTACAATAGCAGCAGATTCACGTACCAATTTATATTCAAGTACCTCCGTCTTCAATCGATTCTCTCTCTCCCGAAGCTCTTCCACCAACCGAAGTAGTTCCGCCGCATCCGGCGGCCGAGGTTGAACTTGTGCTGATGAACGAGGAAAGTATACACCGAATGAACGTGAGAAGAAACTTCCTCCCTTCTGTGTTACCTTGCCGGAGCTCGGATGCGCCGGCGATTTCTGCCTTCGGATGCGCCGGCGATTTATGAAATCCAATTACAGATTTCACCTTTCCTGCAACCATTGTTGCCTGAAGCTGAATTCAAGCTCTTCTTACActacaaagatgaagatgaactaGATTGGCATTCCAAACAGGTCGCTATCTGCTTGGCtgttatagagagagaagaaattgttatagagagagagaaaaattcaATCCGTTGGTCATTCAA includes:
- the LOC124942454 gene encoding protein CHUP1, chloroplastic-like, whose protein sequence is MKYMKRVSAELEKVSGFPEEEELIIQGVRFAFRVHQFAGGFDVETMRAFQELRDKADWCHSRSENKQNERYNRSNIL
- the LOC124941795 gene encoding uncharacterized protein YNL011C; its protein translation is MADSCLGPPLYTAIHNKQLLFFHSPFPSRSLSMVPASASHSNPNPSTTQPSLLVFSGGTAFNGIAEELKKLTTRVAHVLPVSDDGGSTAEIVRVLGGPAVGDIRSRCLRLSDQSTSEALAVRRLLGHRLPLDAKEAKLEWYDIVEGGHSLWNGVSKPYSETIRAFLVYFQNQILHLPHESFCFSNGSIGNFFFAGARIFFQSLDAAIFLFSRVSDIPSESLVLPVISTNDRLTLGCELWDGTIIRGQNEISHPSNGSMNAVNKENCAAPALPSRIKRVFYMSSEGNNLLHEVFPKVNPTVLDQLKSVDCIVYSMGSLFTSICPSLVLRGVGEIISSRSCPKVLLLNGSCDRETGGFYGSCFVTAITDALNRTHGDPHKCLKNHASDYINTILVPKNGQILVGSECLKEQGISSVIEVDSVIDPKVGVIFDPASLIEALANLIS